The following proteins come from a genomic window of Excalfactoria chinensis isolate bCotChi1 chromosome 6, bCotChi1.hap2, whole genome shotgun sequence:
- the BMPR1A gene encoding bone morphogenetic protein receptor type-1A — MTRLRVCERLLGAYLLLVLHVQGQNLDSMLHGTGMKTNPDQKKQANGVTLAPEDTLPFLKCYCSGHCPDDAINNTCITNGHCFAIIEEDEHGEPTLASGCMKYEGSDFQCKDSPKAQLRRTIECCRTDFCNQDLQPTLPPLDSTDGLFDGSIRWMAVLISMAVCIIVMVILFSCFCYKHYCKSMAKRHCYNRDLEQDEAFIPAGESLKDLIDQSQSSGSGSGLPLLVQRTIAKQIQMVRQVGKGRYGEVWMGKWRGEKVAVKVFFTTEEASWFRETEIYQTVLMRHENILGFIAADIKGTGSWTQLYLITDYHENGSLYDFLKCTTLDNRALLKLAYSAACGLCHLHTEIYGTQGKPAIAHRDLKSKNILIKKNGTCCIADLGLAVKFNSDTNEVDVPLNTRVGTKRYMAPEVLDESLNKNHFQPYIMADIYSFGLIIWEMARRCVTGGIVEEYQLPYYDMVPNDPSYEDMREVVCVKRLRPVVSNRWNSDECLRAILKLMSECWAHNPASRLTALRIKKTLAKMVESQDVKI; from the exons ATGACTCGACTGAGAGTTTGTGAGCGATTGCTTGGAGCCTACCTGCTTCTCGTTCTCCATGTTCAAG GACAAAATCTAGACAGTATGCTTCATGGCACAGGAATGAAGACAAATCCTGaccaaaagaaacaagcaaatgGGGTAACACTCGCTCCAGAAGACACCTTACCATTTCTTAAGTGCTACTGCTCAGGACATTGTCCGGATGATGCTATTAACAACACGTGCAT AACTAATGGGCATTGCTTTGCTATCATTGAGGAAGATGAACATGGGGAACCAACGCTTGCTTCTGGATGCATGAAGTATGAAGGTTCAGACTTCCAGTGTAAG GATTCACCAAAAGCACAATTACGTCGGACCATTGAGTGCTGTCGGACTGACTTCTGCAATCAGGATTTACAGCCGACATTACCACCGCTTGATAGTACAG atggACTTTTTGATGGCAGCATTCGTTGGATGGCAGTCTTAATTTCTATGGCGGTCTGCATAATTGTCATGGTCATCTTATTTAGCTGCTTTTGTTACAA GCACTATTGTAAGTCAATGGCAAAGAGGCACTGTTATAATCGTGACCTGGAACAAGATGAAGCATTTATTCCAGCTGGGGAGTCATTAAAAGACCTAATTGACCAGTCGCAGAGTTCTGGCAGCGGCTCAGGACTACCATTGCTG GTTCAGCGCACGATTGCCAAACAAATTCAGATGGTGAGGCAAGTTGGAAAGGGACGATATGGTGAAGTGTGGATGGGGAAATGGAGGGGTGAAAAAGTTGCAGTCAAAGTGTTTTTTACCACAGAAGAAGCCAGTTGGTTCCGAGAAACAGAGATTTACCAAACTGTTTTAATGCGTCATGAAAACATCCTTG GTTTTATAGCTGCAGATATTAAAGGCACTGGATCCTGGACACAGCTTTACTTGATTACAGATTATCATGAAAACGGATCGCTATATGATTTTCTGAAGTGCACTACGCTAGATAACAGGGCTCTCCTCAAGCTGGCATACTCTGCTGCATGTGGTCTGTGCCATCTACACACAGAAATCTATGGGACGCAAGGCAAGCCTGCTATTGCACACAGGGACCTGAAGagtaaaaacattttgataAAGAAGAATGGGACGTGCTGTATCGCTGACTTGGGTCTCGCAGTGAAGTTTAACAG TGACACAAATGAAGTTGATGTTCCCTTGAATACCAGAGTGGGAACAAAACGTTACATGGCTCCAGAGGTCCTAGATGAAAGCCTGAATAAAAACCATTTTCAACCATACATCATGGCTGACATATACAGTTTTGGGCTGATAATTTGGGAAATGGCTCGACGCTGTGTCACAGGAG GTATTGTTGAAGAGTATCAGTTGCCATACTATGACATGGTGCCAAATGATCCGTCTTATGAGGACATGAGGGAAGTGGTGTGTGTCAAACGTCTGCGCCCAGTAGTATCTAACAGATGGAACAGTGATGAA TGCTTAAGAgcaatattaaaattaatgtcTGAATGCTGGGCTCACAATCCTGCTTCGAGACTCACTGCCTTGAGGATCAAGAAGACTCTCGCCAAGATGGTGGAATCACAAGATGTCAAGATTTGA